The sequence below is a genomic window from Theobroma cacao cultivar B97-61/B2 chromosome 6, Criollo_cocoa_genome_V2, whole genome shotgun sequence.
AATGTGTTCTTTGAGATACATACGGCTTCAccaaagtaaagaagaagCAAGGGAGCAAACAAATGGAAAAACGGTAAAAACTGCCTCATCCCCATGATAAGGTAGGGTTCTCAACCTGACTAGCCAATGTGGAATTGCACGTGGTTGCAGAGGCAATATCATCTTCAGTATGCAGAGCATTTCCGTGCATCGAAATGACTGACAACTCTGTCTCTGCAATAATGCTCAAaattccaaagaaaaaaagattgatTATATTGATGTAATCATGGCCGCATgcaatttcttgtttttctcatGGATATTGGAGTTACATGTTCACAGGAAAATTTTTATGTTGGGTTCATTCAATGTTGTAGGTTTTGGTGATACATAGTAGCAACAGTTTTGCATCATATTCTATGTTTGATCCAATAATGAATTAGCGGACTTTTTTATCTTGATTACTGTCTTATTCGTTTGAATGGGGATCTTCCTCCATATCCGGGGCTAAAAGATGTCGGTTCTAATGTCTTTTTACATGAATATTCAAACAAGAATTTCTCCCTCTATCTCTTTCAGCACAAAGACAAAAGACAGAAGAGAGACCCTTTGTCTGGATTCCATGGTATGATTTGATATTACTTATCCGCTTGGGCCTTTTCATGGGAACTAACCCTCTCAGTATTCTCCCCTTTAGTTTACCCCTCCCAGCGCTATCCTCCATGATAGATTAGGGTCCCCATGAAAATGTCCAAAAACCAATCAAGATATGGCAAGGAATAATATaagaggaagaaaataaaaaagcaaaagTGACTCTCTCTTAGCCAACTGTTACGCTATTATTGTGTTCATTTACATCAACCAATCCATTTAGGGGAACACAAACCCGAACCGAGGACAGTGCCTTGTTGAAATGCTTTGCTTTGGTGTCAAGGTATTCATTCCAAGTAACTGGTCGGTAGAGGGGTGGGTGACTTGGGCCTACTAGTTTCGGATGGGGTGATATTTTGACACTGGATGGTGGCCCATATAAATAGGCTATGGATAGCCGGTGACGGGAACGGTTCACCATGGCCCGGTGAAGAACGCTCGGGTATGACCCGTTGGATAGTATATGCATCAGGTCCCCTACGTTGATCACTAGCCCGCCAGGTACCGGAGGGACTGTCACCCACTCAGCTCCCTCTTTTAGGACCTGCAACCCGCTGGTGTTGTTTTGGTAGAGGATGGTGAGGAGGGTTGAGTCCGTATGCGCGGCGAGACCCATGGCTCTCTCCGGGTCGGGACAAGCCGGGTAGAAATTCAACTGTAAGGCTGCTGAAGCCTCTCTGAAGTCACCCTTTGGGCCAGCCCATTTCATATCTTGCTTGGCTCTTATGCCTAGGGAACCCAGCACCAGCCACATCAATCTCCCTGCTagctttttcatttcttccttGTATTCTTTAATCACATCACTGAGAAAGAAACGAAGAAATGAATATGAATGCAGCAAAAACACAaaccaaaagaagaaaaaaaaaatcaaaacactGTGTGGAACAGTGATGCCGCTATTATTCTGGATATAAAACAAAGCCAACAGTTGATAAGTGGGttttttgtttattgattCCAAATCTACTTCGTGGGACCAGGGCTTTCATTGTAATCTGTGCTAATTGCATTAAGGGATAGCAAATGGGTTTCATGTTTTgccacaaaataaaaagatcaaaacaaattaagataatatacaaaatataaaatattcataCAGAAAAGAATATACTTAATAAATAGGAGATGAAAAGCTAAACAATGATACTACAtatcaaattataatataatcaGATTTTGCACGTGCATGAGCATGTGTTGCCAATTGGTGCTCACCAGTAATTGCTGTAATCTTGGGGCCAAAGTTGGCGAAAATGCTCGTCTGGTGACCCGACAATAGTGAAGCCCTCTGACCACATAAGCTTAGAAAAAAAGGAGGAAATTCTTGCAAATCCATAGCCCGACACACCATCCGGTGATCTAGCAGCTTTGAGTTTTTGGTGGACCGGTAAAGAGAAAAGGGTTCGGCCAGTGCACTCCACCATGTCAAGGAGGCTAGGAGGGATGCCATGATTGATGACTTGGAAAACGCCCCACGTTTTGCATGCATGGCCGATACCTTGCAGAGCATTAGGGTCATCGAGATCGATAATCGGAACGGATTCAGCGGCAAAGGCATCGCCGCAAGGGTAGTCGTCGCGCTGATTCCATGCGTACAAGTCAGGCAGTTCTTGGAGTGAGGTAAAGTCAGGGTGTTTGAGTTGTTGGAGGTGGACAGGGTGGGCTCTAAAGGCGTCTGAGAGCCTTGAGGGCATAGTGAAAGTtcgagagagggagagagagagagagattaaCTTGTGCttgaaaagaagagagaattgaGAGTTTAGATGAAAAAAGGACGTCTTGGTTTTTAATGAGTTAAAAGAGTTAGAAAACAGGTTAGTGGGAGCACTAGTAGAGGTGTACTTTGCTGTGAAGAAACAGAGAAAATGAGCGAAGAGATATGATGGCTTCTAGTGAGTATATATAGAGGGAGGGGGGAAAGGGTTGAGAGAGATTGGTTTTcgaatataaaaaataaaaaacaataagaGATGAGAGATGAGAGAGAATTTCATTTGATGGATTAAAAGGTTCTGATATTTATGGAGCAATTGGTGAAGTTAGACAGtgattcattaaattttatattttatacaaaaaGTTTAAAACAGTTATTTTCATCGTGCATATGGTTATCATATCAATTAAATGCAGACAAAAACAGGGACCGAGTATTTGACCTTGttgcatgattttttttaaaaaaaattaagattcgAACCTCTcttcttaaaatattaataaaatgtaaaaaaaaaaccctcaaACTAATACCTTTACAATTAAGAGAAATTTAACTCAcacaaattcatttttcttcttcattcctcaccataattttctctctgtCTCTTTTTCTCGTTTTATCTTAATTCTCAAAtctttaaattcaaaatatcatgtttttaaGCACGTAACTCGGCTGATACAATTTGAAACTTAACTCgaattactaatttaatttaaatcacgAGATTAAATCTAAACctcaaaaaacaaataaatgaaTAGAGCTGAAGGTTAATTATGTGATAATTTTGATGTAATATCATTTCTTAATAACTAAGATATGCAACAAAATTTtctataataattaatactcTGTTAAATGCGTGTATGCACgtatatatctttatttcgtAAAGAATTAGAATGCTGACCCCATGTTACTTTTCGGAATGACCAAAAACCTTTGGATTTTTAGATTGATCTCAACTAAATTAGTCAGGAGGGTCAATCTaggaaattttattttcttatgaattTTATTCACATTGatataataacaaatataGTGCCTTTTTTCCAATATAGTCAAGTGGAGGGAGTTGCCTCCAATATACATACGGTGGCTCAGTGTCAAGGACAACTCAAGTGGTGACAGTTGTGGCTGTACCTGCTGTAGAATTTTTACAAAAGTGAAAGAATTAGTTtattacatatgtatatatataactaattAAGATTTAGGTGATCTGTACTTGactttctttaataaaaaattaaatcaaatttgataaattaattaatctcgCAAATAGATTATTTGTACaaaattcttatgatgatttaagctctaaaaaattattacgcagacaaatttaataatttagtattttttttcattcaaacaaacattttaatgaaaattttaagatataattttcaatatcattcaaaatatattatttttatagtaTTAATATTTACTTTTACTCACGTATcattgttttatattttttttaatcaaaggAATTGACCTTAAAGTACCCTACCAAAGTCTTGCTCCTGTGAAAAAGGGAAAGACGCGTAATTGTGAAAGTGAGATATAGCAAATTAAGAAGAGACCACGAAGCTAGCAATAGTTGATTCAAGTCCTCTCATGTGTTAATTCTCTCATGTGTCATAAAAAGAGATAACAACCCTAAATTAAGTCGACTAAAAAGAGTTTTGcagatttaattttttttattttaaaaaataaataaaataaatgcaaCACGGGGAGATTTAGGTACcatatttatatggtggatcGATGTAATTGAAGATAGAGAGCAATTAAGTATTTATGTAGTAATTAATCTAGTTTTCTTATATTGTGATCTATACTTGGGGGTTAGATTAactaatatatgtatatgttcATCATCTATTGTTATTGGCATTTGCAAAATTGATGATTAGTGAATAGGCCGTATGGACATAAGAGACGATCAGTCATTATCGAttcaaaaaatgtaaatagaAGAAAATCTCTGACGATGAAATTTTTTGtacaaagaaagagagaaggaagaagatgaagatggTGACATAGGGAGTGGGATTAGAATGGATGAGTGTTGAGCGAGTAGTATTGGggagtttttctttcttttcttttccattttatgTTCAGTGGTGTTGGGGGAGGTGCCGATAGAAGGGGACAGGAAATGATAGGAGAGTGAGTGTTTTGTATTGGACaagagaaagaacaaaaacagaaaGGACCATCTTGTCCTCTGCAAAACATTATAAAACTGAAGAAAGCAAAAGCATCTCGGCCTCTCAAAACCAAAGAGGGTTCCATGAAAGAGTAGGGGGCCTCTCTCCCTCCATGTGCCCTTGTCTTGTCCTCAAGTAGAAAACCATCCATATCAACAATCCCCCAATCCTCAGCCTAATCTCTCTCCACTACTTGACACTAGCTACACACCTTCACTTTGCCTAATATGACCCAATTGCCCATCCACTTGCCCTTTCAAATGGGTGGACCTCTCTCCAATATCCATGGTGGCTAGGGTATTCTCCTCGACGCGGATGGAACAAAGACAAAAACATCTTTTGGGAACATATGCACGGGTATTTCTgtccaaaaatgaaaaaatatatatatagaaaagtGGGATGAGTGCTCCTATGCTTTTcacttgtatatatatttggtCATTTCCATGAAAAGTAGTAAAGTTCCTTTTGGTATTTTGCGGTTAGATTTGTGTTCTTTTGTCCTACATGACCCATGTGGGCTCCCAAAAACATCACTCTTTAAACAATACAACATTTTGCGGTGTCCCAAAGCACTATCTAATggatttcttttgttctttgatTTAAGGacctctctctttctccttgGACAAGGAGTTTAGAATGctctatttttttccttttgtttgcTCTCATTCTCCTTTTTTGTGGTTACCATGGACACACAACATAATACCAACAATATTGTGATGTCATGATGGGGTGGGATAGCCCTATCATATCATATACCGTGAAGTGACCATCATATATAATATCAGACATAACCTTGTGAGCTCTGGAGCGCGCGCACATACACATGCACAATAATCATTTCACATGCATATGCAGTTCACGTGGCACAAACGTGATAAGGTCCGGTCGTTAGACAACGGTCCCAGGGTATAATGATTTAAGATAAAAGTTGGTTTGCTCTAGGGTAATAATTAGCCATCATATATATAGTTGTTACCTTTAGCCATAAATTATTAAACTCACTAATCAAATTCTCACAATGATGTCTCTTAAAGATTTTCAACAtaattaagaataaaagaCTCATACCCAGAAACGGATTCAGAAATTTTTCTAAGTTgtgtaataattaaaataattataattaaaaaaacattagtatttaaattatagaaaaaaaattattttttcatgtagtatttaaatattaatatataaatttttttttataaatctaCTTTGACTTGGAGTTTTGACCCTACTCCTTACAAAATTgctaaaaaattaatgaattcattagtataattaattacataaaactttaatataaataatataacaaataaaaatttttgacacTTTAATAAGTGGTGTCATGTGACACCACTTGTCTTAATGTAAGTCCGCATGTTTTTctacttaaaaaattacatgtcCAAACTTTGTTTCcccaaatcaaaaaaaaaaatgtcatgCTTAGTGCATCAAAAAAGTAAAGGATGGGTCGTGGGGCAATCTTTAATATTAAGCCAAGATTAAGGCTCACAAAATAGATAACATGTACAAATCAAACAGTCAAATAGAGGCCATGACGCATTAATGCTAATTTATTAAGCACTTAATTTCAACACCACAGAATCATCActcaaaaatatttgaaagtgCTTTTGAAATTATGACACCAAACTTAGatacaaacatatatataaagatatatatagatatatatatatatatatatctatatattatACACCAATtgtgaaattaaattttaaatttaacaaacaaatttataaaattgttatatgttcatttaattaaaaactaattaactaacataattattgaagagaaaattgtgGAAAATAGCCCTACTGATAagcttattttaaaaatagccataaataaaaagttaacTATTGCACCCGAGCATTTGGCTAATTGGTTAATGCATGATCCCTTGCTTAAAAAGTAAGGTTCGAATCCCCCCTctcccaattataaaaaaaaaaaagttaactatttttacctaatttttgcaatgagttgacaaaattacccttaaagACATTTTAGATAAGTTAAATGCTCTCAATTTTCTCTTCCACCATTCGTCTATTGTACtccccatttttctttctaatcaTCTAACTCTATCTAATTTTACCACCATCACCATCTCTCTATTTATATCTTGTCATTTGGTCATATCATTGTTGATCTACAGATCAAAGAGTATGACATGGAAGGTAACAACATATTCTTGGGTTTATTAGTTTACAATCGTAAATCCCTCTCTCTGTCTATCTCTCGACATCTCGTCATGTTATCTTTAATCTACAAATCGAAAATATGACATGGTGAGTAACAATAGATTCTTGGGTTTCATGATATTGAGTTTTTTAGTGATTCAAGTCTAGTAGAACATGCCTCACAGTGTAACAAAGTGATTCATGCCTTGGTGTGTAACATCAGtaagaagaaagaagtttGGTGAGTAATATCTGGTACTAAAGCTTTGGCCTTGGCATATAACATTTGGTATTGAAACTTTGACTTTAACGTGTAACATCTGATGTTGAAGTTTTGATTTTAACATGTAATATTTGTTGCTAAAGTTTTGGTGTGCAACATCTACTTAGGCTTCCAACgtccttttatttttattttctgttactagacatggcatgtaactgactcttttatatttcattataATATAAACTCTTGAGTTAAAatgtgtaacaacattttttttcaactataacaatatttttttgaacatagcatataataacaatatttttttaaacatagCATGTAACTTGTTATCTATCTTTGTTTTTCACTTAAAATAGagataaagtttaaaatcaaaaaggaatttaaaatgaaaatgaaaatgtattgaaaaattattcaatgCTAGGTATGAAATAGATttgaacaaaaagataaacatggtgtgtaataacatttttttttcaacatggcgtgtagcaacatatttttgaatatggcgtgtaacaatattattttttaaacataatgTGTCACTTGATTTCAATCTTTGTATTTCACAAAGACATAAACTCTTGAAATTAAACACCTtaaacatggtgtgtaacaattttttttttcaatatggtgTGTAATAACTCTTTTTTTCTAAGTTTTCTAAGTTGGTTCTTTCATCGAAGCTCTTATCGCAGTTGCATACCACCAGTACATTCTTAAGGTTGCAACTATCAAGACTTTGGGATCCTTCCGTAACAACTCCACCagctaaagaaaaaaaacaaaagattcatcgaaaatcaaaatagttttgttttcacttctctttttctttttctccatttGTTCGTATGTATGTATAAGAggatgattatgatgataacccttccttcttctttgttctttttcatctttctttttgtgtACTTAAATTGTTTGTTGTTAACTTTTGCACCTCTATATCATTTTTCCTGAATAGTGATGGtgttgatttaaaaaaaaaaaacaacaacatttttttcatACTTGAATATGAGGAGTTTttattaaggataattttatctaaaaaatttgtttcttaactaaaaacagttaaaactaaaaagaagattattttttaaaacactttacttTTTAGAGTTAAAAAAATCGTTCCGTTATTGAATAATGAACACTTGTCAATTTACATAAATTCATTTGTgagatttaaaaatttcactatcaATGTattagataataataatataagtatatatgaatacatTAATTTGTGATGCATGATAAATGAGACGCATACATAAAACCAGGACGATTGCTGATATAGGGAACAAGTATACTGGCGTCGGTACAAATTCATATGGAGTCAATTTAGTTGGGCATCACCTCCATTTATTTATCAGTTTGTAGACTGAACTTGGGTTGACACGTACGTAGCCCGAAAACAGAGTTTGAGAGATACTTGTTTTTTACATGTCCTGTATGAtttctatttttgttaaaCCAGTACGTCACAGCTTGCGTGAAGGAATTTCGAACCAATGCATTTGGTCTTTCCAGATTTGGACAACctattcttttataattttttttttttgtaaaattatatattgttAAACCGTTGATGTTTTGTGTTGTTCTTATGGGGAGAAACTAATTGACATTTCCGCTAGCTGCGAAGGAAGAATGATTTAGATCAGCTAGTCTCAGCCTCTGCCATTGATGATCGAACCCACTGACATGGAGAAGGTTCACTAGGGATCGTGCGATTCAAATAATTGGGATTTTAATTATCAGGTCCATTGAGTTTGATTCATATTGcattcaaattaaattgaatttgtgtaaatttcagataaaattattaagatgaGTTATTCTCAGATTTAGATAAGTTCAAGTACCTCAAGTCATTCTGTACGTCACCTAAGTTGATATATGCCATTGActtttcaaaacaaataagaTTTTGTTGGATCATTGAACTAGATGtctaacgtgcgggtccgggaacccgaccgTTAGACGTGGGCGACAATAAAATATCTTGGAGTCACCACTAgtcttttttatctaggtatgattggccacctaataaatttgttttattcgACGAAATCCCAAATTAACTTAGGAATCATTGAAAGGACAATAAACCGGCCCACGTATCTTTTAGAGTTGCGTTcggggagtacggttacgcacAAGCAAGGGTTAGTACCCCCGTAACGTCGGttccacgaacggtaccatttaatcatatattatcttaacccattaattttattcttatgttctcttaattgttatttatttaatttgtctttTATTCTATCAAGTCAAAATATTTTGCGGGTTTGGCGCACACATGATGCAATCGTGAAATGCATGGCATAAAATCGAGATGATGTCAAACGAAAATCTTTTATTGAGCATACTTTccgaatccgcccatcatactggtgggatccaggagtattctctcacctagagaaataacttaaaaattcGCCTTCACAAGCTTACAAggtaaatcccatcatcgggataGTCATTTGGgagtaaaaaaaaacagtGTTTTCATGAATGCAAATCCTAATGCGGGCAAAAgctttttatcaaaaatatcTCCCCgaaccctcccatcatactggtgggatccgggGATACcttctcacctagggaatttACCAGAGAAACTCGCCTTTGCAAGCTTTTTCGAAAAGTCCCATCGTTGGGGTTATGCCCGTATACAGAATATATCtatatgccatgacatttaacaatgCAACAATGATACGCGACGTACTCGTAAATTCAATATCCGTTTCTTATTTAATACTTTCCTTTgatattatttatcatgaccaaatattttacatttgtttattattttataaccATTTCTATTTCGTCATATATTTTACCATGTTtgtatttattcattttactATATAAAATTCCCCTAAAATCATAGTCTTAGAccacatatattttttattatccgTAATCATTGTTATTTATGCATGTGTATTTTATCCATTTTTGTactattatgattaaaaaatttattaatttctcatttcttttacttatagattttgattaattggtgattaaatatattcaaggttttttttattatttgcttaaaattagaaatatcGAAATTCCGAATAAGGACCCTCCCNATCactataaacatattttatttagcaATCTAATTTGTTTTGCATATATGCtttatttacttaattttaaatattcttttcattctttaacacttttattattatgt
It includes:
- the LOC18595845 gene encoding gibberellin 3-beta-dioxygenase 1; this translates as MPSRLSDAFRAHPVHLQQLKHPDFTSLQELPDLYAWNQRDDYPCGDAFAAESVPIIDLDDPNALQGIGHACKTWGVFQVINHGIPPSLLDMVECTGRTLFSLPVHQKLKAARSPDGVSGYGFARISSFFSKLMWSEGFTIVGSPDEHFRQLWPQDYSNYCDVIKEYKEEMKKLAGRLMWLVLGSLGIRAKQDMKWAGPKGDFREASAALQLNFYPACPDPERAMGLAAHTDSTLLTILYQNNTSGLQVLKEGAEWVTVPPVPGGLVINVGDLMHILSNGSYPSVLHRAMVNRSRHRLSIAYLYGPPSSVKISPHPKLVGPSHPPLYRPVTWNEYLDTKAKHFNKALSSVRVCVPLNGLVDVNEHNNSVTVG